ATAATTGAGCCCCTGTTTTGCTTTGCGCGATTCTGCAGATAAACTCAGAGGGAGTAACGAGAAACTTCTATCCAGGTGACAAGCTACCTCTTTGGCATGAGGAGTTGGAGCCCAAGAATTCATTGCTGGATATTCTAAACGCTTCTAGTCCAGAGCCAATGAGCATGTAATACAGAGGGTCAGACAACCTATAAATAAACATAAAACGTTTGTAATTCAAGTCTATTGGGACTTTCATTTTCTATGGGCTCAAAAAGTGTAGTATTCGGATTGTGCACATTATCTCATATTTATCCCTTGGCTAAACTAGAGGACTGGACCATATGAAACAAATATTAGCATGCTTGTGTTGTTCGACTGATTTGCATTTTCGACTCCAACCATCACGTGGGAGCCGTTCATATGATTTGCACGGAAAAGAACTAGAAATTGTTTCATTAAATGTTAGATTTGTCTGACCAAATGTATTTTCTGATTTGTCATTGATCAAATGTAATTTCTGATGGGAGATGCTCacttccatattattattattattattattattattagagaaTATAATAATCTTAAAACATTATTTTGTCACTAGTGGAGGATTGAATCTATTGTCTTGTATGCCtgtgaaatatattttgaaaaaaaaaaattaaaatttgatatttGGTATCATTGATATTTGTGCACGGGATTAAGACGCCCTAAAATATTTTTGGCTGGATTTGTTTTTTATTCATCTTGATTTGGTGCTAATCAAGTTGAATTTGGTGACCTTTTTAGAACAAGTTTGCATATTTAGTTGCAGAAAGTGTAAATGTAGAAAATAAAGCAGTGAAGATTCATTTGGCACATTGTACACTAAATAGACCTGAAACCCTAGGCTTGAACGAGTCATAGCTACAAGATACTGATATATCTATGGCTTCGTGAGAGTATTAAAACCATGAGCGGCAAACTCTGAGGATATGGAGAGTCGTgcatgaattaaaaataaaacgcCTACCTCCCCTGATTTGCAATCCCTCTACAATTTTGTGCAATACAGGCATAGTGACTTTTGAGAAGACAACTCAAAGATGAACGGAACACTCCATTACAAATCACCAACATAAGTTATACAACGCTCAAAACACAAAATAGGTCCgaagaagaaaccaaaaaaaattttgacaGAAGTAGATTTCAAAATAAGCCCCAATAGTGCCATATGGCAGACACTAACCTTCATACCACACCCATAAACAACCCAGAGAGTAAGAATCACAGAAGAAACAGAGTGGAGAGCACATTCTGCTGTAGGAAAATCCAGAAAGGAAGTTCAGAAAATAAATTGGCTGGCAGCATTCACACAAAGAATACCAGTCCTTGCACGACAGAAATCCTAGACTGCTGTACCAAAACACCACCCTCATAACCCAAGCAGAAACTTTGAAATCCACGGTTGATGAGACATATAATATAACAAATAACTGAATTTCAACAGCTGCACTAACATCTTTAGCAATGCAATCAAAGTAGCGGCATCATAAAATTCTGCAACCAAATTTTCTTTATTGTTAAACCTGATAAGCCATGAAAATATCCAAACTGAAATATGCCATAATCCAGAAACCTACTATATCTCTTTTTGGTGGAGGTGGGGttggatttttgaaaaaaaaaaaaatgataaatggcTGGAATTaatgaaagagaagaagaagaagaagacgaatcATACCTGAAGGAACTGGACAATAATGGAATAGAGTTGTGGATGAATCATTtcttaatatttgtaaaattcaCAGAGGACACACGCTGGATTTTGTAAGAATCTTCACCTCTGAGCTTGCTCTCAAAATTTTGTGGCATTCCATCAATTTCCAACTCTTGGAGAACACTGAAAAACTTCATCTCTTCGGGGAGGCTGATTAGGTTTAAACACTTGGAAATTCTGAAGTGGCTGAGGCTTGGCATTGCTCCTTCTTCCACTTTTAATTCCTGTAAATTTGCCAAGACATTCAGTTCTAGGAACTTGAGTTGATGGAAGCCATTTGCAGAAAATACCAGTTCTTTTCCATCATAAGACCACCTTGTTAATTTGAGAATAAGCAATTTTGGTAGCTTCTCCAATACATGCACTTGTTCTTGTTTGAGATGGGAAGCGCATAAGATTAGATGGTTGAGGTTTGGTGGAAATTCCTGCAGGCGAGGTAGCTCAGGCAAATGTGCCCATATATACAGCTTAGTGAGACGTTGGAGGTTACAGAGCTTATTCAAAGATTTGAATGTTGGGGGTTGGCCCACATGGGTCAATTCTAAAGACAGAAGATTTGGAAGCTTGGCAATGGAGTCGAAAAATTCAGCATCTGGCTCAAACTTTATGTTTACTTTCAGTTTTTGAAGGCTGATTAGCTTCTCTGAATTATTTCCTTTCCAGTTTTGAACACGTACCAATGACAGAGTTTGCAGATGGATTAAAGTATCAATTTTCAATTGACCAATACAATCTAAGGGCTCCATGTAAAGATGCTGTAAATTTTCCATCTTTCCTATCACATTCGGAAGTTTATCAAAATAGAGATTGCTGATGTCCAGTGTCTGCAAGTTCTGCAAGTTTCTCATTGACAATGGAAGATACTTTATCACGGTTCCTCCCAAACCCAAGTACCTTAAGTAAAGCAAACTTCCAATCTCACCAGGTAAGTAGCTAATCCATAAGTCTTTTAAATCTAGCACCCTCAATAGTTtgaaatttttgcaaataagaccCAATTGTGTAAATATCTTGTATTTGCTTGGAttgaagaaaagaagagaacgGAGGTGTGGAGTTGTTGGTCGGGAGAAATACCTATTAGCGTGGACAGCTTGGTGACGGGTTTTTGCTGAAGGCAAATGATCTTCATCCTCATGAATATCAAGAAATATTTCCTCCTTTGCCCTTGAGATTGAAAGATCTCGAAGAAGATCATGGATTTTACATTCCTTAACTCTCTCATTTGAACTCATTCTTACTGCCTGAACCATATTTCTTTTGATTAGTTCATCAAGGTACTGTTCTGCAGTCACCATCGTTTCACCTTGTTGTGGAATCAAACCCTCTGCAACCCATAAGTGGAACAATTTACGCGTACCAATTGTGTAGTTCTCTGGAAAATGGCCTAAATAGAGAAagcaaaatttcaaataatgggGCAACTCATTGTAGCTTAATGTTAATATTGTT
This genomic stretch from Malania oleifera isolate guangnan ecotype guangnan chromosome 3, ASM2987363v1, whole genome shotgun sequence harbors:
- the LOC131151468 gene encoding disease resistance RPP8-like protein 3, translating into MADIAISYVMQKLTDLLNEAVFLRGVTGQVNCLQNELQWMQCFLKDANAKQGNDERVRDWIAEIRDVAYDVEDIIDTFIIRVESRKRSFFARYACVINENLSLLNEVGKEIEAIHDRIHKISRSRETLGIRICGEDTSPSTNGSPQTQRSTPCGVEKDIVGLKEDTDKLVAQLVNKEDRLSVVSIIGTGGIGKTTLAKKVYNHVEIRDHFDCRAWTYVSRKYSIRDLWQGIIKQVKTPTKELVEKMGKSQDHQLKEMLYEFLKEKCYLVVLDDICTTEAWDFLAKAFPDTRNGSRLMLTTRNKDVALHDDIQNIPYELQLLENEESWELFCRKTFGMSSPTEFENIGRKIVERCSGLPLAIIIMGGLLSRKNKLLSEWEMVYNNMGSHFANDPIGVSTILTLSYNELPHYLKFCFLYLGHFPENYTIGTRKLFHLWVAEGLIPQQGETMVTAEQYLDELIKRNMVQAVRMSSNERVKECKIHDLLRDLSISRAKEEIFLDIHEDEDHLPSAKTRHQAVHANRYFSRPTTPHLRSLLFFNPSKYKIFTQLGLICKNFKLLRVLDLKDLWISYLPGEIGSLLYLRYLGLGGTVIKYLPLSMRNLQNLQTLDISNLYFDKLPNVIGKMENLQHLYMEPLDCIGQLKIDTLIHLQTLSLVRVQNWKGNNSEKLISLQKLKVNIKFEPDAEFFDSIAKLPNLLSLELTHVGQPPTFKSLNKLCNLQRLTKLYIWAHLPELPRLQEFPPNLNHLILCASHLKQEQVHVLEKLPKLLILKLTRWSYDGKELVFSANGFHQLKFLELNVLANLQELKVEEGAMPSLSHFRISKCLNLISLPEEMKFFSVLQELEIDGMPQNFESKLRGEDSYKIQRVSSVNFTNIKK